A stretch of the Mycobacterium shigaense genome encodes the following:
- a CDS encoding amidohydrolase family protein — MGQLSHREDVPFPIFDADNHLYEPPEALTKFLPRAYKDYVQYVQVNGRTKIAIRGHISNYIPNPTFEVVARPGAWEEYFKYGNPDGKTKRELFGEPMRAIPAFFEPGPRLEKMNELGLDRTLMFPTLASLLEERLRDDPLAIHVLVHALNEWLDEVWGFNYQNRIFTTPVITLPIVEKAIEELEWAVKRGARCILIRPAPVPGFRGPRSFALPEFDPFWERVVEHDVLVGMHSSDSGYSRYTSEWDGAEQEMLPFQTNAMGILNEWRPIQDAVGSWVIHGALYRHPKLKVAIVEAGSKWMTPLLDGLAEVFRKAPEVFPSDPVETVKNRIHVSPFFEDGIDDLINLVGVDQVLYGSDWPHPEGLAEPTFYVNALSHLSTDDQAKIMGGNLGRLVTV, encoded by the coding sequence GGCATACAAGGATTACGTCCAGTACGTGCAGGTCAACGGGCGAACCAAGATTGCCATCCGCGGCCACATCAGCAACTACATTCCCAACCCGACCTTCGAGGTCGTCGCCCGGCCGGGCGCCTGGGAGGAGTACTTCAAATACGGCAACCCGGACGGGAAGACCAAGCGCGAGCTGTTCGGTGAGCCGATGCGCGCGATCCCGGCGTTCTTCGAGCCCGGTCCGCGCCTGGAGAAGATGAACGAGCTGGGTCTGGACCGCACCCTGATGTTCCCGACGCTGGCCAGCCTGCTCGAGGAGCGGCTGCGCGACGACCCGCTCGCCATCCACGTCTTGGTCCACGCGCTGAATGAGTGGCTCGACGAAGTCTGGGGCTTCAACTATCAGAACCGCATCTTCACCACCCCGGTCATCACCCTCCCGATCGTCGAGAAGGCGATCGAGGAACTGGAGTGGGCGGTCAAGCGCGGTGCCCGCTGCATCCTGATCCGTCCGGCACCGGTCCCCGGATTCCGTGGTCCGCGGTCATTCGCGCTGCCCGAGTTCGACCCGTTCTGGGAGCGGGTCGTCGAGCACGACGTACTGGTCGGCATGCACTCCAGCGACAGCGGCTACTCGCGCTACACCTCGGAGTGGGATGGCGCCGAGCAGGAAATGCTGCCGTTCCAAACCAATGCGATGGGCATCCTCAACGAGTGGCGGCCGATCCAGGATGCGGTGGGCTCGTGGGTAATCCACGGTGCGCTCTATCGCCACCCGAAGCTGAAGGTGGCGATCGTCGAGGCCGGCTCGAAGTGGATGACCCCGCTGCTGGACGGTCTGGCCGAAGTCTTCCGGAAGGCCCCGGAGGTCTTCCCGAGCGACCCGGTCGAGACGGTCAAGAACCGGATCCACGTCAGCCCGTTCTTCGAGGACGGCATCGACGATCTGATCAACCTTGTCGGTGTGGACCAAGTCCTGTACGGCTCGGACTGGCCGCACCCGGAGGGGCTGGCGGAGCCGACGTTCTACGTCAACGCACTATCGCACCTGTCCACCGACGACCAGGCAAAGATCATGGGCGGCAACCTCGGTCGACTCGTCACGGTGTGA